In Acidobacteriota bacterium, the genomic window AAACTCATTTTCCTCGCTCTCGTCTATCTGTTCATCTGGCAGATCGCCCGTTCGATCGGTGCCCACGTGGGCCCCGGACAAAGATCCAGAAAGACGAAAGCAGCGGACGAGCTCACGGTGATCCGCTCTGAGACAATGGCCGGACAGACGATTCGCATCGGTGCGGGAATAGTCATAGGACGCAGCGACGAAGCCGACCTCGTCATTGATGACACCTACGCATCCGAGTTCCACGTTCGTATCGGACAGCACCAAAACAAGGTCCTTCTCACTGACCTAGGATCAACGAACGGTACGTACGTGAACGGACGCCGGGTGACCGTTCCAACGTCGCTGCGAAAAGGCGATACTGTCCAGATTGGTAAAACAATCTTCGAGGTCAGATGAAGTACACGTGGTCAAGCGCAACACATGTCGGGTTTGTTCGAGAGAACAACCAGGATGCCGTCGCGCCGAAGGACGACGGGACCACTGACGGAATTCTGATCGCCGCAGTAGCGGACGGGATGGGTGGCGCGGCTGCTGGCGACGTTGCTTCGCGAGTTGCACTCGCCGCCGCAATCGCACCCTCGCCGCAAGACCAGCCCGATCCCGGCGAGCGCGTGCAGTTTGCGAACGAAGCAGTGATCCAGGCCGAGGCCGAAGATGTGGCGCGTAGGGGCATGGGCACAACGCTCACCCTCGCGATGTTCCACCCCGATGGGCATGTCGACGTTGGCCACGTAGGAGACTCACGGCTGTACCTATTCCGTTCAGGAAAACTCAGCCAGGTGACCGAAGATCACTCCTTTGTTGGCGAATTGGTGCGCGCCGGCAAGCTCAACCCAACCGAGGCCATGCACCATCCTCGCAGGAACATCATCACGCGGGTCCTTGGCATGCCGGGAATCGTCGCGGATCGGATAACACTTCACCTCGAGCCTGACGATCGTGTATTGATCTGCTCTGATGGGCTC contains:
- a CDS encoding FHA domain-containing protein, which translates into the protein MPALFLSILKLIFLALVYLFIWQIARSIGAHVGPGQRSRKTKAADELTVIRSETMAGQTIRIGAGIVIGRSDEADLVIDDTYASEFHVRIGQHQNKVLLTDLGSTNGTYVNGRRVTVPTSLRKGDTVQIGKTIFEVR
- a CDS encoding serine/threonine-protein phosphatase, coding for MKYTWSSATHVGFVRENNQDAVAPKDDGTTDGILIAAVADGMGGAAAGDVASRVALAAAIAPSPQDQPDPGERVQFANEAVIQAEAEDVARRGMGTTLTLAMFHPDGHVDVGHVGDSRLYLFRSGKLSQVTEDHSFVGELVRAGKLNPTEAMHHPRRNIITRVLGMPGIVADRITLHLEPDDRVLICSDGLTDMVTRGGIETILDDAQTVTDASWGLVEAANKAGGVDNTTVVVVAAAQ